A region from the Tahibacter amnicola genome encodes:
- a CDS encoding non-ribosomal peptide synthetase, producing the protein MTDRRAAVAQAATLVTCLEASVRRSPDQTAFRFLRDGLVVDTELSWRDLWQRSVALAQQLRDQDLYGRNVLLAFPPGLEFVVAFVSCLMAGAVAVPMPVPRKPEQWRRLAALQGSARIDALLGVDGDRAAFGQSALASLPRIDVDLSAPPAQDGVIDWRLPEGDTLAFLQFTSGSTSQPRGVRVTHANILANQRRITDAFATHPDSVGVSWLPMFHDMGLIGTVLNPIYAGFPMTFMAPAAFLRQPECWLQAIARFGASVSGAPSFAYRLCVERADRCGELDLSRWVTAFCGAERIDASVAAAFTRRFAAQGLPGDAFVPCYGLAEATLFVSGGPPGRQFVAESIRAEALAEGRAVVADDGQGMALVSCGQVTGEDSVAIVDATGTRLEARRVGEIWVRGPSVAHGYAGAARSDTGFAQVTADGVGDWLATGDLGYFTEAGELFVCGRRKELVIVRGRNLYPHDIEQVVCAAVPGLDPAACAAVAAADNGQECLAVVAEWRRGATRDAVDAVRAIRAAVGEAFDVAVPLVRLVRAGSLPRTTSGKLQRGRIAAEWTAAHAPTARAAARRPAESTPERALADAMAAVGIAAEQVDFAASAAENGLDSLAVHQVQSWLLEQRGLHLDATSLAGAVCLAQAAAAVRSAAEAPAVPADSSSRLSANQQALWFDQLRRPHSAELTLCVVLRLASSLSHERIEQAFTDFLAAHPLLRMNVHSTADGPSWKRADSAPRAFFVHPHADAAEQGSILAGMALDPATDALFRLHYLPGLQGDHLIVQAHHLVTDATSLCHAVRELALRYHGFDVSNVAPYAEFVGAQQALLASPAGAAMRHYWHERLVDFPTPAQWPGAADLISAAGPTCRLDADVSGARWLQAARRSGSMLSVAVAAVGAVVARWTGQSRVAVCAPLAGRAARFSVTQGYCVEPAPIIVDLSGGASWETLVSEVHAQCAGAQANSFAAAPPLGGSAADPLQILVNVLPALPSGGFRPDRNTYELAGWRFDAYEPLAAQRRPHYAVTVVATDDRITLAVDYRIDAMSEPLARALTDSLCRLLAGDATHATDIRDAVVIPETLWSVQRPDDALPAHGDATWLTIIARQVERQPDATAIVFGDTRLSYAALYRWALAIAADLRNRGVAREQRVGVRMQRSPALVAALLGVMLADAAYVPVDPAYPPDHSARIVADARPVLLLTDAGGVPCGTGSLPTLEIGSAPSSDSAAGVVMCPPAEQVAYVIYTSGSTGVPKGVCIRHGAVEALLQWAQVHYPQNLWKGLAATTSVCFDLSAFELFGTLYCGGTIHLQAHALAITASAHELRFINTVPSALRELLLSGNLPAGVETVNVAGEPLSDSLVELMRKSRPGTCLFNLYGPTEDTTYSTVARVDDVEGSPSVGHVLPGSEAWILDASLRPVPRGGVGELYLAGRGLARGYFAAPSRTAERFVPHPFARRPGDRLYRTGDLARLLPDGRIDLRGRNDHQIKLRGFRIELGEIVSALERQPGVEVAAAVLRQGRDGASAHIAAFVQSAVAQGMALRRALAAQLPDHMVPQTIAVMPQLPLGPNGKIDRSALASLEDPAAAPVTWETLSPTVQELGRVWEGLLGHRDFDAVSDFFSVGGHSLMVLELGRAIGKTWSVQLDIAQLFGARTLEQQASMIDRLRAVERIRRDVADTTPEGILEL; encoded by the coding sequence ATGACTGATCGCCGCGCCGCGGTCGCGCAGGCCGCCACATTGGTCACCTGCCTGGAAGCGAGTGTGCGCCGTTCGCCGGATCAGACGGCATTCCGGTTTCTGCGCGATGGCCTGGTTGTCGACACCGAGCTGTCCTGGCGCGACCTGTGGCAGCGCAGCGTCGCGCTGGCGCAGCAATTGCGCGATCAGGACCTGTACGGCAGGAACGTACTGCTGGCGTTCCCGCCCGGGCTGGAGTTCGTCGTGGCATTCGTGAGCTGCCTGATGGCCGGCGCCGTTGCGGTACCGATGCCGGTTCCGCGCAAGCCGGAGCAGTGGCGGCGGTTGGCGGCGTTGCAGGGAAGCGCACGGATCGACGCCCTGCTCGGTGTCGATGGGGATCGCGCAGCGTTTGGGCAGTCTGCTCTGGCGTCGCTGCCACGGATCGACGTCGATCTGTCTGCACCGCCGGCGCAGGATGGTGTGATCGACTGGAGGTTACCGGAAGGCGATACCCTGGCTTTTCTCCAGTTCACCTCCGGCTCGACGTCGCAGCCGCGTGGCGTGCGCGTCACTCACGCCAACATCCTCGCTAACCAGCGCCGGATCACCGACGCGTTTGCGACACATCCGGACAGCGTCGGCGTGAGCTGGTTGCCGATGTTCCATGACATGGGGCTGATCGGCACGGTGCTGAACCCGATCTATGCCGGATTTCCGATGACCTTCATGGCGCCGGCCGCATTTCTGCGCCAGCCGGAATGCTGGCTGCAGGCGATTGCCCGGTTCGGCGCGAGCGTCAGCGGGGCGCCGAGCTTTGCCTATCGCCTGTGCGTGGAACGCGCTGATCGATGTGGAGAACTGGATCTTTCCCGTTGGGTAACGGCCTTCTGCGGTGCAGAGCGCATCGATGCGTCCGTGGCGGCCGCGTTCACGCGACGCTTTGCCGCGCAGGGCCTTCCGGGCGATGCCTTTGTACCGTGCTACGGCCTGGCGGAAGCGACACTTTTCGTCAGCGGTGGCCCGCCCGGGCGCCAGTTCGTGGCCGAGTCGATTCGCGCGGAGGCGCTGGCCGAGGGCCGCGCTGTTGTCGCCGACGACGGGCAGGGCATGGCGCTGGTGAGTTGCGGCCAGGTCACCGGTGAGGACTCCGTGGCGATCGTGGACGCAACCGGAACACGCCTGGAAGCACGCCGCGTCGGCGAGATCTGGGTGCGGGGCCCGTCGGTGGCCCACGGATACGCCGGTGCGGCGCGCAGCGATACGGGCTTTGCGCAGGTCACCGCCGATGGCGTCGGCGATTGGCTGGCCACGGGTGACCTGGGCTACTTCACGGAAGCCGGCGAACTCTTCGTATGCGGACGGCGCAAGGAGCTGGTCATCGTTCGCGGCCGTAACCTCTATCCGCACGATATTGAGCAGGTGGTCTGCGCCGCCGTGCCCGGCCTCGACCCGGCCGCGTGCGCGGCGGTGGCCGCTGCCGACAATGGACAGGAGTGCCTTGCGGTCGTCGCCGAATGGCGACGCGGAGCGACGCGCGACGCCGTGGATGCCGTTCGCGCGATTCGCGCCGCGGTGGGTGAGGCGTTTGATGTCGCAGTGCCGCTGGTGCGCCTCGTCCGCGCCGGCAGCTTGCCGCGAACGACCAGTGGCAAATTGCAGCGCGGACGTATCGCGGCCGAATGGACGGCAGCGCACGCGCCGACAGCGCGCGCCGCTGCGCGTCGACCGGCCGAATCAACGCCGGAGCGGGCGCTTGCCGATGCCATGGCAGCAGTGGGCATCGCGGCGGAACAGGTGGATTTTGCGGCATCTGCGGCAGAAAACGGATTGGACTCGCTGGCCGTGCACCAGGTGCAGTCGTGGCTGCTGGAACAGCGCGGACTGCACCTGGATGCGACGTCGCTGGCCGGTGCGGTCTGCCTCGCGCAGGCCGCCGCCGCGGTGCGGTCAGCAGCGGAGGCACCCGCTGTACCGGCAGATTCTTCCAGCCGGCTGTCGGCCAATCAGCAGGCGCTGTGGTTCGACCAGCTCCGCCGGCCGCACTCGGCGGAATTGACGCTCTGCGTGGTTCTGCGCCTGGCAAGTAGCCTGTCGCATGAGCGGATCGAGCAGGCGTTTACTGATTTCCTGGCGGCTCATCCCCTGTTGCGGATGAACGTGCACAGCACCGCGGATGGCCCATCCTGGAAACGCGCCGACTCGGCCCCGCGTGCGTTCTTCGTCCATCCGCACGCCGACGCCGCGGAACAGGGCTCGATCCTTGCCGGAATGGCGCTGGATCCGGCGACGGATGCGTTGTTCCGCCTGCACTACCTGCCCGGTTTGCAGGGCGATCATCTGATCGTGCAGGCGCATCACCTGGTTACGGATGCCACGTCGCTATGCCATGCGGTGCGTGAATTGGCACTGCGTTATCACGGTTTCGACGTTTCAAATGTGGCGCCGTACGCCGAGTTCGTCGGCGCGCAGCAGGCTCTGCTCGCGTCGCCGGCCGGCGCAGCCATGCGTCACTACTGGCACGAACGACTGGTCGATTTTCCGACGCCCGCGCAGTGGCCGGGTGCGGCGGACCTGATTTCCGCTGCCGGACCGACTTGCCGTCTCGACGCGGACGTGAGCGGCGCGCGATGGCTGCAGGCGGCACGTCGCAGTGGTTCGATGCTGAGCGTGGCGGTGGCTGCCGTCGGGGCGGTCGTCGCGCGCTGGACGGGCCAGTCCCGGGTAGCGGTCTGTGCTCCGCTGGCAGGCCGCGCTGCGCGCTTTTCCGTCACCCAGGGCTACTGCGTCGAACCGGCACCGATCATCGTGGACCTGTCCGGTGGTGCGTCGTGGGAAACACTGGTCAGCGAGGTGCACGCCCAGTGTGCAGGCGCGCAGGCCAATTCCTTTGCTGCCGCGCCACCGCTTGGCGGGTCCGCAGCGGATCCGCTGCAGATCCTCGTCAACGTGCTGCCGGCCCTGCCCAGTGGTGGTTTCCGCCCGGATAGAAACACCTACGAATTGGCCGGGTGGCGCTTCGACGCGTACGAGCCGCTCGCGGCGCAGCGACGGCCTCACTACGCCGTCACCGTCGTGGCGACGGATGACCGGATCACGCTTGCCGTGGATTACCGCATCGATGCGATGTCCGAGCCGCTCGCGCGTGCGCTGACGGACAGTCTGTGCCGGCTGCTCGCCGGAGACGCGACCCACGCCACTGACATTCGGGATGCTGTCGTGATTCCGGAAACGCTCTGGAGCGTGCAGCGACCGGACGACGCACTGCCAGCGCATGGCGATGCGACCTGGTTGACCATCATTGCGCGACAGGTCGAGCGCCAACCCGACGCGACGGCTATCGTCTTTGGCGACACGCGCCTGAGCTACGCTGCGCTGTACCGCTGGGCGCTGGCGATTGCGGCGGATCTGCGAAACCGCGGTGTCGCACGCGAACAGCGCGTCGGTGTGCGGATGCAGCGCAGTCCCGCACTGGTCGCTGCGCTCCTGGGCGTGATGCTGGCCGATGCGGCCTATGTGCCGGTCGACCCGGCGTATCCGCCGGACCATAGTGCGCGGATCGTGGCCGACGCGCGGCCGGTGCTGCTGCTGACCGACGCAGGTGGCGTGCCCTGCGGGACGGGATCGTTGCCGACGCTCGAAATCGGCAGCGCGCCATCGTCGGACAGCGCGGCGGGCGTCGTGATGTGCCCGCCCGCCGAGCAGGTGGCCTATGTCATCTACACCTCGGGCTCCACGGGCGTTCCCAAGGGCGTGTGCATCCGGCACGGTGCCGTGGAGGCCCTGTTGCAGTGGGCCCAGGTGCACTATCCGCAGAATCTGTGGAAAGGTCTGGCCGCCACGACATCGGTCTGCTTTGATCTTTCCGCCTTCGAACTGTTCGGCACGTTGTATTGCGGCGGAACGATTCACTTGCAGGCGCATGCGCTGGCCATCACGGCCTCGGCGCACGAACTGCGCTTTATCAACACCGTGCCGTCGGCGCTGCGTGAGCTGCTGCTGTCGGGCAACCTCCCGGCCGGCGTCGAGACCGTCAACGTCGCGGGAGAGCCACTGAGCGATTCGCTGGTCGAGCTGATGCGCAAATCCCGTCCCGGCACGTGCCTGTTCAATCTCTACGGTCCGACGGAAGACACCACGTATTCGACTGTGGCACGCGTGGACGATGTGGAAGGCAGTCCCTCGGTTGGCCACGTCCTGCCGGGAAGCGAGGCCTGGATCCTCGATGCGTCGCTGCGGCCGGTTCCGCGGGGCGGCGTCGGTGAGCTGTACCTGGCGGGGCGCGGCCTGGCGCGGGGATACTTTGCCGCACCGTCGCGCACAGCCGAGCGGTTCGTGCCGCATCCATTTGCGCGGCGGCCCGGCGATCGCCTGTATCGCACCGGCGACCTGGCGCGCCTGCTGCCGGACGGCCGCATCGATTTGCGCGGCCGCAACGATCACCAGATCAAATTGCGCGGTTTCCGGATCGAGCTGGGCGAGATTGTCAGCGCGCTGGAACGTCAGCCCGGCGTCGAGGTGGCGGCGGCTGTGCTGCGCCAGGGCAGGGACGGGGCGAGTGCGCACATTGCGGCATTTGTACAATCTGCCGTGGCGCAGGGCATGGCGCTGCGTCGCGCGCTCGCCGCACAGCTGCCCGACCACATGGTGCCGCAGACGATCGCCGTCATGCCCCAGCTGCCGCTGGGCCCGAACGGCAAGATCGACCGTAGCGCGCTGGCGTCCCTGGAGGATCCAGCTGCTGCGCCGGTGACGTGGGAGACGCTGTCGCCGACGGTGCAGGAATTGGGCCGCGTATGGGAAGGACTGCTGGGGCACCGCGACTTTGACGCCGTCTCGGACTTCTTCAGCGTGGGCGGACATTCCCTGATGGTGCTGGAGCTGGGGCGCGCCATCGGGAAAACCTGGAGCGTCCAATTGGACATCGCCCAGTTGTTCGGCGCCCGTACCCTGGAGCAGCAGGCCAGCATGATCGATCGCCTTCGCGCAGTGGAGCGGATCCGACGCGACGTCGCGGACACGACACCGGAAGGAATCCTTGAGCTATGA